The Euphorbia lathyris chromosome 8, ddEupLath1.1, whole genome shotgun sequence genome has a window encoding:
- the LOC136202424 gene encoding uncharacterized protein: protein MEGIDMEEGITIPTTDDFCNSVISRFHSSTQEDHQHLCTVIGAMAQELKDQNLPPTPVAYVGAASSSLDRLISSDPDPPSHVIDALLTILSLALPGISPAILRKKREVLSDIVVRALRLNLVTVGAVASGLKCIGHMLMIKDTANWNDICQLYGVLLGYITDSRPKVRRQASISTRDVLHSFQGTSALAPASERITNTFERFLLLAGGSNTNETEKPRGAQEVLFILDTLKEGLPLMSMKCKTTILKYYKTLLELRQTVVTRRVTDSLNVICLQPTSDVSAEALLDLLCSLALSASSNETSVDNMTFTARLLDVGMRKVHSLNRQISVVKLPLVFSTLKDILASEHEEAIFAAMEALKSLINNCIDESLIKQGVDQMMITTENGRKSGPTVIEKLCATTESLLDYHYNAVWDMVFQVVSTMFDKLGDYSPYFMKGTLKNLADMQGLSDEDFSHRKQLNECLGSALGAMGPETFLGVVPLNLEADDLSEVNVWLFPILKQYTVGAHLSFFTETVLGMVGLMRQKSRKFELEGRTVSARSVDALIYSLWSLLPSFCNYPLDTAESFKDLNKSLTSALREECDIRGIICNAIQILIQQNKGIIGEHNDVGASEVIATQRAIARYNPVVAENNLKVLRSSAREFLTVLSGILLESSKDDGGCLQSTISEIASIADKEVVSRIFLKTMRKLLEITQKATKVEGFGNSNSMQIDGSSNKNPPSLERAHLFDLAVSLLPGLDDKEIGVLFSAVKPALQDSEGLIQKKAYKVLSIIIQKCDGFLTSGLEELLQLMIDVLPACHFSARKHRIDCLYFLILYVIKGGSEQKRCEILSAFLTEIILALKEANKKTRNRSYEMLVQIGHACGDEENGGNKENLYQYFNMIAGGLAGDTPHVVSAAVRGLARLAYEFSDLVSTAYKLLPSTFLLLQRKNRELIKANLGLLKVLVAKSQSEGLQMHLGSLVEGLLKWQGNTKNHFKAKVKHLLEMLVRKCGMDAVKAVMPEEHMRLLTNIRKIKERKEKKLANSDAESEEVRSHLSRATTSRISKWNHSKIFSDFGEEDSEDSDAEYMGAKTVSGRESKGSALVKSKAASLRSKRMRRSDKSLPDDFDQLEDEPLDLLDRHKTRSALRSSERLKRKQESDDEMEVDSEGRLIIREGEKPKKEKPSNPDSDARSETGSKVSRKVQKRQKTSESGWAYTGNEYSSKKAGGDVKKKDKLEPYAYWPLDRKMMSRRPEQRAAARKGMASVVNMTRKLQGKSVSSALSMKLTKFKNIKKGNKRKSK from the exons ATGGAAGGTATCGACATGGAGGAAGGCATTACCATCCCTACAACGGACGACTTCTGCAATTCAGTTATCTCGCGCTTTCACTCCTCAACTCAAGAGGATCACCAGCATCTCTGCACAGTTATAGGCGCAATGGCACAGGAGCTCAAGGACCAGAACCTCCCGCCTACACCTGTTGCTTATGTCGGCGCCGCAAGCTCCTCCCTCGATCGACTCATCTCCTCCGACCCTGACCCTCCCTCTCATGTCATTGATGCTCTCTTGACAATTCTCTCTCTCGCTCTTCCTGGAATTTCACCTGCTATATTGAGGAAGAAAAGAGAGGTTTTGTCGGATATCGTGGTTAGGGCTTTAAGGTTGAATTTGGTGACGGTTGGTGCTGTGGCTTCTGGATTAAAATGTATAGGCCACATGTTAATGATTAAAGACACAGCGAATTGGAATGATATTTGCCAATTGTATGGCGTTTTATTGGGCTACATTACCGATTCACGTCCAAAG GTGAGGAGGCAGGCAAGTATTTCAACTCGTGATGTCCTTCACAGTTTTCAAGGGACATCAGCACTGGCTCCTGCAAGTGAAAGGATTACAAATACATTTGAAAGGTTTCTTCTTCTCGCGGGTGGATCAAACACTAATGAGACTGAAAAGCCGAGAGGTGCTCAGGAAGTACTATTTATTCTCGACACTCTTAAAGAAGGCCTTCCACTTATGTCTATGAAGTGCAAGACTACCATTCTTAAGTATTATAAAACACTTCTCGAATTGCGCCAAACAGTTGTTACTCGACGTGTAACTGATAGTTTGAACGTAATTTGTTTACAACCAACTTCAGACGTTTCAGCGGAAGCATTGCTTGATCTATTGTGTTCATTAGCTCTTTCTGCCTCTTCAAATGAAACATCTGTGGATAATATGACCTTCACAGCCCGCTTACTGGATGTTGGGATGAGAAAAGTTCATTCCTTGAATAGACAAATAAGTGTAGTTAAGCTCCCACTTGTATTTAGCACACTGAAAG ATATTTTGGCTTCTGAACACGAGGAGGCCATCTTTGCAGCTATGGAGGCATTGAAGAGTTTGATAAATAATTGCATTGATGAAAGTTTGATCAAGCAGGGAGTAGATCAGATGATGATAACTACAGAAAATGGGAGGAAGTCTGGACCGACAGTCATTGAAAAACTCTGCGCAACTACTGAAAGCCTACTTGATTATCATTACAATGCAGTTTGGGACATGGTATTTCAAGTGGTTTCGACAATGTTTGATAAATTAG gtGACTATTCACCATATTTTATGAAAGGAACCCTCAAGAACCTGGCAGATATGCAAGGATTGTCAGATGAAgatttttctcacagaaaacaG TTGAATGAATGCCTTGGATCTGCTCTTGGTGCAATGGGGCCTGAAACATTTTTAGGTGTCGTACCTCTTAATTTAGAGGCTGATGACTTATCCGAGGTTAATGTTTGGCTCTTTCCTATTCTGAAGCAGTACACTGTTGGTGCCCATTTAAGCTTCTTTACGGAGACAGTTTTGGGCATGGTTGGTCTGATGAGGCAGAAATCTCGAAAA TTCGAGCTAGAAGGGCGGACTGTCTCAGCAAGGAGTGTTGATGCACTTATATACTCTCTGTGGTCCTTGTTACCTTCCTTTTGTAACTATCCTCTAGATACTGCAGAGAGTTTTAAGGATCTAAATAAATCTTTGACTAGTGCTCTTCGTGAAGAATGTGATATTCGTGGGATAATATGCAATGCTATTCAGATTCTTATTCAACAAAATAAGGGAATTATTGGAGAACATAATGATGTTGGTGCTTCTGAAGTTATTGCCACACAGCGAGCTATTGCACGCTATAACCCAGTGGTTGCCGAAAATAACTTGAAAGTGCTAAGGTCGTCTGCTCGTGAGTTTTTGACTGTTTTGTCAGGGATCCTCTTGGAATCTTCAAAAGATGATGGTGGTTGTTTGCAG TCTACAATCAGTGAGATTGCTTCAATAGCTGATAAGGAAGTAGTTTCAAGAATATTCTTAAAGACAATGCGGAAGCTTTTGGAGATTACACAAAAGGCTACAAAAGTTGAAGGTTTTGGAAATTCTAACTCTATGCAGATTGATGGCTCATCAAACAAAAACCCACCATCACTTGAGAG AGCACATCTATTTGACTTGGCTGTTTCCCTTTTACCTGGCTTGGATGATAAAGAGATCGGTGTTCTGTTTAGTGCAGTAAAACCTGCATTACAG GATTCTGAGGGTTTAATCCAAAAAAAAGCATATAAAGTCCTTTCAATTATAATCCAG AAATGTGATGGATTTCTTACATCAGGGCTTGAGGAACTCCTTCAACTCATGATCGATGTCTTGCCAGCTTGCCATTTCTCTGCCAGAAAGCATAGAATTGATTGTTTGTACTTTCTGATACTCTACGTTATAAAG GGGGGTTCAGAACAAAAGCGGTGTGAAATCCTTAGTGCTTTCCTTACTGAAATAATTCTTGCTCTGAAAGAG GCaaacaaaaaaacaagaaaTAGATCTTATGAAATGCTTGTTCAAATTGGCCATGCATGTGGGGATGAAGAGAATGGTGGAAACAAGGAGAATCTGTATCAATATTTTAACATG ATAGCTGGAGGCTTGGCTGGAGACACTCCCCATGTGGTCAGTGCTGCAGTGAGGGGCTTAGCTCGTTTGGCATATGAGTTTTCAGACTTAGTTTCTACCGCTTATAAGTTGCTACCATCAACATTTCTTCTCTTACAGAGGAAGAATCGTGAACTTATTAAA GCAAATTTAGGTTTGTTGAAGGTACTGGTGGCCAAATCACAGTCTGAAGGGCTGCAAATGCACTTGGGAAGTTTGGTCGAAGGCTTACTGAAGTGGCAAGGCAACACAAAAAACCATTTCAAAGCTAAG GTTAAGCATCTACTAGAAATGCTTGTCAGGAAATGCGGTATGGATGCTGTCAAGGCAGTGATGCCTGAAGAACATATGAGACTTCTGACTAACATTCGGAAG ATTAAGGAACGGAAAGAGAAAAAACTTGCAAACTCTGATGCAGAATCTGAAGAAGTTCGATCTCACCTGTCAAGAGCGACTACATCCAG GATAAGTAAATGGAACCACTCAAAAATATTTTCTGATTTTGGTGAGGAAGATTCGGAAGACAGTGATGCTGAATATATGGGTGCTAAAACTGTTTCTGGCCGAGAAAGCAAGGGTTCCGCATTGGTTAAATCAAAAGCAGCTTCACTAAG GTCCAAGAGGATGCGCAGATCTGATAAAAGCTTGCCAGATGACTTTGACCAGTTAGAAGATGAGCCCCTCGATCTTCTTGATCGGCACAAGACGAGATCAGCTCTTCGATCATCAGAACGTCTGAAAAGGAAGCAAGAATCGGATGATGAGATGGAGGTAGACTCCGAAGGGAGATTGATAATCCGTGAGGGGGAAAAACCAAAGAAGGAAAAGCCATCGAACCCTGATTCAGATGCAAGGAGTGAAACAGGCAGTAAAGTAAGCCGAAAAGTCCAAAAACGTCAAAAAACATCAGAATCTGGGTGGGCATACACAGGGAATGAATATTCAAGCAAGAAGGCTGGTGGTGATGTCAAAAAGAAGGATAAGCTCGAACCATATGCATATTGGCCCCTTGATCGCAAGATGATGAGTCGTAGACCCGAACAACGTGCAGCTGCACGGAAAGGAATGGCAAGTGTGGTAAACATGACCAGGAAGCTTCAAGGGAAGAGCGTCTCTAGTGCTCTTTCCATGAAGCTTACGAAGTTCAAGAATATAAAAAAAGGCAACAAGAGAAAAAGCAAGTGA
- the LOC136202462 gene encoding 3-oxoacyl-[acyl-carrier-protein] synthase II, chloroplastic, which yields MIGSASFSSPLCTWLVAACMSVTCSKENSTTSHAFHSSPSGTRLSRCARRRRALLSTTSCTSAAAAAAAPPTEGLVSSFCGSSFQGLMSSCLAFEPCSHYYSSNGLFRSANLNRKHRRLNRPSLSGEVVAIAVHPEKEVAMKKKPVMKQRRVVVTGMSVLTPIGHDPDVFYNNLLEGVSGISQIEAFDCAEFPTRIAGEIKSMSSDGWIAPKLSKRMDKFMLYMLIAGKKALAHGGVTKEMLDELDKNKCGVLIGSAMGGMKVFNDAVEALRISYRKMNPFCVPFATTNMGSAMLAMDLGWMGPNYSISSACATSNFCMLNAANHIIRGEADLMLCGGSDSSIIPIGLGGFVACRALSQRNDDPTKASRPWDMNRDGFVMGEGAGVLLLEELEHAKKRGAKIYAEFLGGSFTCDAYHMTEPRPDGAGVILCIEKAIAQSGVRKEDINYINAHATSTPAGDLKEYEALMRCFGKNADLKVNSTKSMIGHLLGAAGAVEAVAAIQAIQTGWVHPNINLENPDEGVDTNVLVGPKKERLEIKVALSNSFGFGGHNSSILLAPYK from the exons ATGATAGGGTCAGCTTCGTTCTCATCTCCGTTGTGCACGTGGCTGGTGGCGGCGTGCATGTCCGTCACGTGCTCTAAGGAAAACTCCACCACTTCACACGCGTTCCATTCATCGCCATCGGGTACTAGACTCAGCCGCTGCGCTCGTAGGAGAAGGGCGCTTCTCTCTACCACTAGTTGTActtctgctgctgctgctgctgctgctccTCCTACTGAAGGTTTGGTTTCTTCCTTTTGTGGATCGAGTTTTCAAGGACTGATGTCTTCTTGCTTGGCCTTTGAGCCTTGTAGTCATTACTACAGCTCCAATGGCCTCTTTCGATCTGCAAATCTTAATCGGAAGCACCGAAGACTAAATCGTCCCTCTCTTTCCG GAGAAGTCGTAGCAATAGCTGTGCATCCTGAAAAGGAAGTTGCAATGAAGAAGAAACCTGTCATGAAGCAAAGACGAGTTGTTGTGACAGGGATGAGTGTTTTGACACCCATTGGTCATGATCCTGATGTCTTTTATAACAATCTGCTCGAGGGAGTTAGTGGTATAAGTCAGATAGAGGCTTTTGACTGTGCCGAATTTCCAACG AGGATTGCTGGAGAGATAAAGTCTATGTCAAGTGATGGATGGATTGCACCAAAACTGTCAAAGAGAATGGACAAATTCATGCTTTACATGCTTATAGCTGGGAAAAAAGCCTTGGCTCATGGTGGTGTAACCAAAGAAATGTTGGATGAATTGGATAAAAATAAATGTGGAGTCCTGATTGGCTCTGCAATGGGTGGCATGAAG GTTTTCAATGATGCAGTCGAAGCACTAAGGATTTCATACAGGAAAATGAATCCTTTCTGTGTACCCTTTGCAACTACAAATATGGGTTCTGCCATGCTTGCAATGGATCTG GGTTGGATGGGGCCAAATTATTCAATTTCTTCGGCATGTGCTACCAGTAACTTTTGTATGTTGAATGCTGCGAACCACATCATTAGAGGCGAAGCT GATCTTATGCTCTGTGGTGGCTCAGATTCATCAATTATACCTATAG GCTTGGGAGGTTTTGTTGCCTGTAGAGCACTTTCACAGAGGAATGATGATCCTACAAAAGCTTCACGACCTTGGGATATG AATCGAGATGGTTTTGTGATGGGTGAAGGAGCTGGTGTTCTGCTTTTAGAAGAACTAGAACATGCAAAG AAAAGGGGGGCAAAAATCTATGCAGAATTTCTTGGAGGAAGCTTTACTTGTGATGCTTATCACATGACTGAACCACGTCCAGATG GAGCTGGTGTTATCCTTTGTATAGAAAAGGCGATAGCTCAATCTGGGGTACGCAAGGAGGATATTAATTACATTAATGCACATGCTACATCTACTCCAGCTGGAGATCTTAAAGAGTATGAAGCACTAATGCGCTGTTTTggtaaaaatgctgac TTGAAGGTTAACTCCACAAAGTCCATGATTGGACATTTACTGGGAGCAGCAGGTGCTGTGGAAGCTGTTGCGGCAATACAG GCAATACAGACAGGATGGGTACATCCAAACATCAACCTGGAAAATCCAGATGAAGGCGTG GACACAAATGTGCTGGTTGGTCCAAAGAAAGAGAGATTGGAGATAAAGGTTGCATTATCCAACTCATTTGGGTTCGGTGGTCACAACTCATCTATTCTTCTTGCACCGTACAAATGA